A genomic stretch from Desulfovibrio sp. includes:
- the purB gene encoding adenylosuccinate lyase has product MIERYSRPEMSNIWTLQNRYQAWLDVEVAVCRAWSEMGRIPAEAVENISAKASIDVDRILEIEEVTRHDVIAFLTSLEEKVGPDARYIHLGCTSSDIVDTANALLLVQAGELILKDIRALLQSIETLARRHKGQLCMGRTHGIHAEPTSFGLKMAGFYAEFSRHLERVQAGLESVRVGKISGAVGTYAFLSPELEQRALIHLGLGVDPHSTQIIQRDRYAHFFTSLAILGGGIERLCVELRHLQRTEVLEVEEGFAKGQKGSSAMPHKKNPISAENMTGLSRLLRSNALASLENQALWHERDISHSSVERVIMPDSTILADYILTRLTRLLDGLVVKPERMLENMDRSFGLYFSQRVLTALIATGMPRQQAYEAVQRLAMQSWETRVAFPELVRADADMRTRLGEAALDELFDPSYYLQHEDEIFARVFNSKPVLS; this is encoded by the coding sequence ATGATCGAACGCTACTCCCGCCCCGAAATGAGCAATATCTGGACGCTGCAGAACCGCTATCAGGCCTGGCTTGACGTTGAAGTGGCCGTGTGCCGGGCCTGGAGCGAAATGGGCCGCATCCCGGCCGAGGCCGTGGAAAACATCAGCGCCAAGGCGTCCATCGACGTTGACCGCATTCTTGAAATTGAAGAAGTGACCCGGCACGACGTCATTGCCTTTCTGACCTCCCTTGAGGAAAAGGTGGGGCCAGACGCCCGGTACATCCATCTTGGCTGCACTTCGTCCGATATTGTGGATACGGCCAATGCCCTTTTGCTGGTGCAGGCGGGCGAGCTTATCCTCAAGGACATACGCGCGCTTTTGCAAAGCATTGAAACCCTGGCCCGCCGTCACAAGGGGCAGCTGTGCATGGGGCGCACCCACGGCATCCATGCCGAGCCCACCAGCTTCGGCCTCAAGATGGCCGGGTTTTACGCCGAATTTTCACGCCATCTGGAGCGGGTGCAGGCCGGGCTCGAAAGCGTGCGCGTCGGCAAAATCTCCGGCGCGGTGGGCACCTACGCCTTTCTGTCGCCCGAACTGGAGCAGCGCGCCCTGATCCATCTGGGCCTTGGGGTTGACCCGCACTCCACCCAGATCATCCAGCGCGACCGCTACGCGCACTTCTTTACCTCGCTGGCCATTCTTGGCGGCGGCATTGAGCGCCTTTGCGTTGAACTGCGCCATTTGCAGCGCACCGAAGTGCTGGAAGTGGAAGAGGGCTTTGCCAAGGGGCAAAAAGGCTCTTCGGCCATGCCACACAAAAAGAATCCCATTTCCGCCGAGAACATGACCGGGCTTTCAAGGCTGTTGCGCTCCAACGCCCTGGCCTCCCTCGAAAACCAGGCCCTCTGGCATGAGCGCGACATCAGCCACTCTTCGGTGGAGCGCGTGATCATGCCCGATTCCACCATCCTGGCGGACTATATTCTCACCCGCCTTACCCGCCTTCTGGACGGGCTGGTGGTCAAGCCCGAGCGCATGCTCGAAAATATGGATCGTTCTTTTGGCCTGTATTTTTCGCAGCGTGTGCTCACGGCCCTTATCGCCACCGGCATGCCGCGCCAGCAGGCCTATGAGGCCGTGCAGCGTCTTGCCATGCAAAGCTGGGAAACCCGCGTGGCCTTTCCCGAACTTGTGCGGGCCGACGCAGACATGCGCACCCGCCTCGGCGAGGCCGCACTTGATGAGCTTTTTGATCCCTCCTACTATCTGCAGCACGAGGACGAAATTTTCGCCCGTGTGTTCAACAGCAAACCCGTATTGAGCTAG
- a CDS encoding zinc ribbon domain-containing protein, which translates to MPIYEYQCPQCQHRFEEWVKSPSAQGEEPCPKCGTASPRIMSQTSFVLKGGGWYVDDYGYRKGIKDEGAPSASSTSSEGSSPSGAGEASSAPAGGGEKTGGSAASSPSNAPAAAPVPTPAPTPAPTTVAPKASAAKPAP; encoded by the coding sequence ATGCCTATTTACGAATATCAATGTCCCCAGTGTCAGCACCGCTTTGAGGAATGGGTAAAAAGCCCCTCCGCCCAGGGCGAGGAGCCTTGCCCCAAATGTGGCACGGCCTCGCCGCGCATCATGTCGCAGACCTCTTTTGTCCTCAAGGGCGGCGGCTGGTATGTTGACGATTATGGCTACCGCAAGGGCATAAAGGACGAAGGCGCACCTTCTGCGTCTTCCACCTCATCTGAAGGGTCTTCGCCGTCCGGCGCGGGGGAGGCTTCATCTGCGCCGGCAGGCGGCGGCGAGAAGACCGGCGGCAGCGCCGCGTCCTCCCCGTCAAATGCGCCTGCTGCCGCTCCTGTACCCACGCCAGCCCCCACGCCAGCCCCTACAACCGTGGCCCCCAAGGCCAGCGCCGCCAAACCGGCTCCATGA
- the pyrE gene encoding orotate phosphoribosyltransferase codes for MMELKRRLARLLVEKSYREGDFVLASGRRSDYYFDCRVTALHAEGSWLIGSLFNDMLKGLDIKGVGGMTLGADPLVSATTVISHEQGRPLHGLLVRKEAKGHGTGQYVEGLGNFNAGDHVAMLEDVVTTGGSLLNACHRVTDAGLNIVAVCTILDREEGGREKLREAGYELLALFTRAELVALAR; via the coding sequence ATGATGGAACTCAAGCGCCGTCTGGCGCGGCTGCTGGTGGAAAAATCTTATCGCGAAGGCGATTTTGTGCTGGCTTCGGGCCGCCGAAGCGACTATTATTTTGACTGTCGTGTCACGGCATTGCATGCCGAAGGCTCCTGGCTTATCGGCAGCCTGTTCAACGACATGCTCAAAGGCCTTGATATCAAGGGCGTGGGCGGCATGACCCTTGGGGCGGACCCGCTGGTTTCCGCCACAACAGTCATTTCACACGAACAGGGCCGGCCTCTGCATGGACTCTTGGTGCGCAAGGAGGCCAAAGGCCACGGCACCGGACAGTATGTTGAGGGACTTGGTAATTTTAACGCTGGCGACCATGTCGCCATGCTTGAAGATGTGGTCACCACGGGCGGTTCGCTGCTCAACGCCTGCCACAGGGTAACCGACGCGGGGCTGAATATCGTCGCCGTGTGCACAATCCTGGACAGGGAAGAAGGTGGCCGCGAAAAGCTCCGTGAGGCGGGATATGAACTGCTTGCCCTCTTCACCCGCGCCGAACTGG